In one Sphingobium indicum B90A genomic region, the following are encoded:
- a CDS encoding ribose-phosphate pyrophosphokinase: MKLMTGNSNKPLAAAIADYIEIPLTDASVRRFADEEVFVEIHENVRGEDVFVIQSTSYPTNDNLMELLIMIDALKRASAKRITAVVPYFGYARQDRKPGPRTPISAKLVANLITTAGANRVLSVDLHAGQIQGFFDIPTDNLFGAPVMSADIQARFGDRNLMVVSPDVGGVVRARALAKRLDNAPLAIVDKRRERAGESEVMNIIGDVKGRFCVLIDDIVDSAGTLCNAADALKAAGAEEVVAYVSHGVLSGGAVARVEASELKELVITDSIQGTDAVCGASSIRHLPIAPLLGEAIKRIADESSVSSLFD; the protein is encoded by the coding sequence ATGAAGCTCATGACCGGCAATTCCAACAAGCCGCTCGCGGCCGCCATCGCCGACTATATCGAGATTCCCCTGACCGACGCGAGCGTCCGCCGCTTCGCCGACGAAGAGGTTTTCGTGGAAATTCACGAAAATGTCCGCGGCGAGGACGTGTTCGTGATCCAGTCGACCAGCTATCCGACGAACGACAATCTGATGGAATTGCTGATCATGATCGATGCGCTGAAACGCGCCTCGGCCAAGCGAATCACGGCAGTCGTCCCCTATTTCGGCTATGCCCGGCAGGACCGGAAGCCCGGCCCCCGCACGCCGATCTCGGCCAAGCTGGTCGCCAACCTGATCACCACGGCGGGCGCCAACCGCGTGCTGTCGGTCGACCTGCATGCCGGGCAGATCCAGGGCTTCTTCGACATTCCGACCGACAATCTGTTCGGCGCGCCGGTGATGTCGGCCGACATCCAGGCGCGCTTTGGCGACCGCAACCTGATGGTCGTGTCGCCCGACGTGGGCGGCGTGGTGCGCGCCCGCGCCCTTGCCAAGCGGCTGGACAACGCCCCGCTCGCCATCGTCGACAAGCGGCGGGAGCGCGCCGGCGAATCGGAAGTCATGAACATCATCGGCGACGTGAAGGGCCGCTTCTGCGTGCTGATCGACGACATCGTCGATTCGGCGGGCACGCTCTGCAATGCCGCGGACGCGCTCAAGGCGGCCGGGGCCGAGGAAGTGGTCGCCTATGTCAGCCATGGCGTGCTGTCGGGCGGCGCGGTGGCGCGGGTCGAGGCGTCGGAACTCAAGGAACTGGTCATCACCGATTCGATCCAGGGCACCGACGCGGTGTGCGGCGCGAGCAGCATCCGTCACCTGCCGATCGCACCCCTGCTGGGCGAGGCGATCAAGCGCATCGCGGACGAAAGCTCGGTCTCCAGCCTGTTCGACTGA
- a CDS encoding NAD+ synthase produces MTDKLVIALAQMTQSVGDLAANADAMLEWRARAMEADLIVYPELQLIGYPPEDLVLKPALVDRANHELDRLAQATADGGPAMLVGTVVASQGVLFNVVALLEDGAVTAIRQKRELPNYGTFDEKRLFAPGPLPAPIDFRGVKIGVPICEDIWFPFVTAHLRAEGAEILISPNGSPFEVDKDDRRINAVAGTRVRETGLPLVYLNRVGGQDELVFDGASFVMNGDLSIARQFPDWEEALVLTTWEKWEGQWVCLPGERHVLDERPADIYNAMVLGLRDYVNKNRFPGVVLGLSGGIDSALSAAVAVDALGADRVWCVMMPSRFTSRESLDDAVECARMLGVRYDSIPIEPAVEAFDAMLADVFTGRQRDLTEENIQSRIRGVTLMGLSNKFGHMLLTTGNKSEMSVGYATIYGDMAGGYSVLKDAYKTTVFDLCRWRNENVPSLGEAFGPRGPVMPDRVITKPPSAELRDNQKDEDSLPPYEVLDPILYGLVEEELSVEQLVARGFDKDTVARIERLLYVAEYKRRQSPPGVKLGMRNFGRDRRYPITNAFRTL; encoded by the coding sequence ATGACCGACAAACTCGTGATAGCCCTGGCCCAGATGACGCAGTCGGTGGGTGACCTTGCCGCCAATGCCGACGCGATGCTGGAATGGCGCGCGCGGGCGATGGAGGCGGACCTCATCGTCTATCCCGAACTGCAACTGATCGGCTATCCGCCTGAGGATCTGGTGCTGAAGCCCGCCCTGGTCGACCGCGCCAACCATGAACTGGACCGGCTGGCGCAGGCGACGGCGGATGGCGGCCCGGCCATGCTGGTCGGCACCGTCGTCGCGTCGCAGGGCGTGCTCTTCAACGTCGTCGCCCTGCTGGAGGACGGCGCGGTCACCGCCATCCGGCAGAAGCGCGAACTGCCCAATTACGGGACGTTCGATGAAAAGCGCCTGTTCGCCCCCGGCCCGCTGCCCGCGCCCATCGATTTTCGGGGCGTGAAGATCGGCGTGCCGATCTGCGAGGACATCTGGTTCCCCTTCGTCACCGCCCATCTGCGGGCGGAGGGCGCGGAAATCCTGATCAGCCCCAACGGCTCCCCGTTCGAGGTGGACAAGGACGACCGCCGCATCAACGCCGTCGCCGGAACCCGCGTCCGCGAAACCGGCCTGCCGCTCGTCTATCTGAACCGCGTCGGCGGGCAGGACGAGCTGGTGTTCGACGGCGCGTCCTTCGTGATGAACGGCGACCTCAGCATCGCCCGGCAGTTTCCCGACTGGGAAGAGGCGCTGGTCCTCACGACCTGGGAGAAATGGGAAGGCCAGTGGGTCTGCCTGCCCGGCGAGCGCCATGTCCTGGATGAGCGCCCGGCCGACATCTACAACGCCATGGTCCTCGGCCTGCGCGACTATGTGAACAAGAACCGCTTTCCCGGCGTGGTGCTGGGCCTGTCGGGCGGCATCGATTCCGCCCTGTCCGCCGCCGTCGCCGTCGACGCGCTGGGCGCCGACCGGGTGTGGTGCGTGATGATGCCGTCCCGCTTCACCAGCCGGGAAAGCCTGGACGACGCGGTCGAATGCGCCCGGATGCTGGGTGTCCGTTACGACAGCATCCCCATCGAACCGGCGGTGGAAGCCTTCGACGCGATGCTGGCGGACGTCTTCACCGGCCGCCAGCGCGACCTGACCGAGGAGAATATCCAGTCCCGCATCCGGGGCGTGACGCTGATGGGCCTGTCCAACAAATTTGGCCATATGCTGCTGACCACCGGCAACAAGAGCGAGATGTCGGTCGGTTACGCCACCATCTATGGCGACATGGCGGGCGGCTATTCGGTGCTGAAGGACGCCTACAAGACCACGGTGTTCGACCTCTGCCGCTGGCGGAACGAGAATGTGCCGTCGCTGGGCGAGGCCTTCGGTCCCAGGGGGCCGGTCATGCCCGACCGCGTCATCACCAAGCCGCCCAGCGCCGAACTGCGCGACAATCAGAAGGACGAGGACAGCCTGCCCCCCTATGAGGTGCTGGACCCGATCCTCTACGGCTTGGTGGAGGAGGAATTGTCGGTGGAGCAACTGGTCGCGCGCGGCTTCGACAAGGACACCGTCGCCCGCATCGAGCGCCTGCTCTACGTCGCCGAATATAAGCGCCGCCAGTCGCCCCCCGGCGTGAAGCTGGGCATGCGCAATTTCGGCCGCGACCGGCGCTATCCGATCACCAACGCCTTCCGCACGCTCTAG
- the gltX gene encoding glutamate--tRNA ligase, which produces MTVITRFAPSPTGNLHVGNIRAALHNWLWARKSGGRFLLRLDDTDLERSRPEYAQAIKADLRWLGLHWDGEEKQSDRFALYEERFEALKASGHVYPAYETAQELDLRRKILLGRGLPPVYDRAALSLTPDQIAAYKAEGRQPHWRFKLDHGQPIGWTDLIRGEQRFDPKLLSDPVIRRADGSWLYMLPSVIDDIAMGVTHVLRGEDHVSNTATQIQMFAALGASLPAFAHEALLTGSEGKLSKRLGSLGVAHFREIGLEPAAIASLLARLGSSMPVEPFADMQPLIDSFDFAHFGRAPARFDEAELATLNQKIVHLLPYAAVADRLPQDMDEVAWDAIRPNLETVSDAADWWRIVTGPIDAPVPAEEDRDFLALAHDILTETAFDGAVWRTLTEALKAETGRKGKALFLPLRRALTGMDHGPDMGQMLPLIGRDEALSRLKSS; this is translated from the coding sequence ATGACCGTCATCACCCGCTTCGCCCCCTCGCCCACCGGCAACCTGCATGTCGGCAATATCCGCGCCGCGCTCCACAACTGGCTGTGGGCGCGCAAGAGCGGCGGCCGGTTCCTGCTGCGGCTGGACGACACCGACCTCGAACGCTCCCGCCCGGAATATGCGCAAGCCATCAAGGCCGACCTCCGCTGGCTGGGCCTGCACTGGGACGGGGAGGAGAAACAGTCCGACCGCTTCGCCCTGTATGAGGAAAGATTCGAGGCGCTCAAGGCCTCAGGCCATGTCTACCCCGCCTATGAAACGGCGCAGGAACTGGACCTGCGCCGCAAGATATTGCTGGGCCGGGGCCTGCCCCCGGTCTACGACCGCGCCGCCCTGTCCCTGACCCCTGACCAGATCGCCGCTTATAAGGCCGAAGGCCGCCAGCCCCATTGGCGTTTCAAGCTCGATCATGGCCAGCCCATCGGCTGGACCGACCTCATCCGCGGCGAGCAGCGCTTCGATCCGAAGCTGCTGTCCGACCCGGTGATCCGCCGCGCCGACGGAAGTTGGCTCTACATGCTCCCCTCGGTGATCGACGATATCGCCATGGGCGTGACCCATGTGCTGCGCGGCGAAGACCATGTGTCCAACACCGCCACCCAGATCCAGATGTTCGCGGCGCTGGGGGCGAGCCTGCCTGCCTTCGCCCATGAGGCGCTGCTGACGGGCAGCGAAGGCAAGCTTTCCAAGCGTCTCGGCTCGCTGGGCGTCGCCCATTTTCGCGAGATCGGGCTGGAGCCTGCCGCCATCGCCTCTTTGCTGGCGCGGCTCGGCAGTTCGATGCCGGTCGAGCCGTTCGCGGACATGCAGCCGCTGATCGACAGCTTCGACTTCGCCCATTTCGGCCGCGCCCCGGCCCGCTTCGACGAGGCGGAACTGGCGACCCTCAACCAGAAGATCGTCCACCTGCTGCCCTATGCCGCCGTCGCGGACCGCCTGCCCCAGGACATGGACGAGGTGGCGTGGGACGCCATCCGCCCCAATCTGGAAACCGTGAGTGACGCGGCCGACTGGTGGCGGATCGTCACCGGCCCGATCGATGCGCCAGTTCCAGCGGAGGAAGACCGCGACTTCCTGGCTCTTGCGCACGACATTCTGACGGAAACGGCCTTCGACGGCGCCGTCTGGCGCACCCTCACCGAAGCGTTGAAAGCGGAGACAGGCCGCAAGGGCAAGGCGCTGTTCCTGCCCCTGCGCCGCGCTCTGACAGGCATGGATCACGGCCCCGACATGGGTCAGATGCTGCCATTGATCGGCAGGGACGAAGCGCTGAGCCGGCTGAAATCCTCATAG
- a CDS encoding esterase/lipase family protein, with product MPPYADAIASFWKARLASGPRAAERPSLQHLLGNASLPFDLARTRARAPQLAQAIRGDGRRILLIPGLLASEHRMEPLRAVLNAAGYEAHGWGMGRNFGPRPDSLEQIDRRVDAIRRETGAPVTLVGWSLGGLFAREYAKFATRKVGGVVTMGTPFSGDPRANHAWRLYQLVSGFPVDRPPFTCRREEKPPVPTVALWSRRDGVILPRCAKGRAGERDRAIEVDCTHMGFAAAPEGILAVGEALEAMRG from the coding sequence GTGCCCCCCTATGCCGACGCCATCGCCAGTTTCTGGAAGGCCCGTTTGGCCAGCGGCCCCCGTGCAGCCGAGCGGCCGTCGCTCCAGCACCTGTTGGGCAATGCGTCCTTGCCCTTCGATCTGGCGCGGACGCGGGCGCGGGCGCCTCAACTGGCGCAGGCGATCCGCGGCGATGGGCGGCGGATACTGCTGATTCCCGGCCTGCTGGCAAGCGAGCATCGGATGGAGCCTCTGCGCGCCGTGCTCAATGCGGCGGGATATGAGGCGCATGGCTGGGGCATGGGCCGGAATTTCGGACCCAGGCCCGACAGCCTGGAGCAGATCGACCGCCGGGTGGACGCCATAAGGCGGGAGACCGGAGCGCCCGTGACCCTGGTGGGATGGAGCCTGGGCGGGCTGTTCGCGCGCGAATATGCCAAATTCGCCACGCGCAAGGTCGGCGGAGTGGTGACGATGGGCACGCCCTTTTCCGGCGATCCGCGCGCCAACCATGCCTGGCGGCTCTATCAGCTCGTTTCCGGATTTCCCGTCGACCGGCCGCCCTTCACCTGCCGGCGCGAGGAAAAGCCGCCGGTGCCGACGGTCGCGCTCTGGTCGCGGCGGGACGGCGTGATCCTGCCCCGCTGCGCCAAGGGACGCGCCGGGGAGCGCGACCGGGCTATCGAGGTCGACTGCACGCATATGGGCTTCGCCGCAGCACCGGAGGGTATTTTGGCGGTGGGCGAGGCGCTGGAGGCCATGCGGGGCTGA
- a CDS encoding uroporphyrinogen-III synthase, translated as MRPVVILRPEPGAGKTAARAAERGLEARVFPLFAPRALEWHAPAPERFDALLLTSANAARLAGEGLARYRKLPAYAVGRATAKALEEAGFADVVVGDGDGTAVARRIAADGHGHVLHLAGRTVAPIDAGALRIDRIAVYEMLRTGEEGWAERLEAGSVLLVHSPRAGELLARHVGPERRSSFHLIAISPAALAACGAGWASAQAPDKPDDERMLALAVRLCE; from the coding sequence GTGAGGCCCGTCGTCATCCTGCGGCCCGAACCGGGGGCGGGCAAGACGGCGGCGCGGGCGGCGGAACGGGGGCTGGAAGCGCGGGTCTTTCCGCTGTTCGCGCCTCGGGCGCTGGAGTGGCACGCGCCCGCCCCGGAAAGGTTCGACGCCCTGTTGCTGACCAGCGCCAATGCCGCCCGACTGGCGGGCGAAGGGCTGGCCCGCTATCGAAAGCTGCCCGCCTATGCGGTCGGACGGGCGACGGCGAAGGCGCTGGAGGAAGCCGGATTCGCGGATGTCGTCGTCGGAGATGGCGACGGCACCGCCGTTGCGCGGCGGATCGCGGCGGACGGGCATGGCCATGTGCTGCACCTGGCGGGGCGGACGGTGGCGCCGATCGACGCGGGCGCGCTGCGGATCGATCGGATCGCCGTCTATGAAATGCTGCGGACCGGCGAGGAGGGATGGGCGGAGCGGCTGGAGGCCGGCAGCGTCCTTCTGGTCCACTCCCCGCGCGCCGGCGAATTGCTGGCGCGCCATGTGGGCCCGGAACGGCGGAGTTCGTTCCACCTGATCGCGATCAGCCCCGCCGCTCTGGCCGCCTGCGGCGCCGGATGGGCCAGCGCCCAGGCGCCCGACAAGCCCGATGATGAGAGGATGCTGGCCCTTGCCGTCCGATTATGCGAATGA
- the hemC gene encoding hydroxymethylbilane synthase: protein MQKPSRPLRLGTRGSPLALAQAHMTVAALRARHGWDEGAVEIVVVQTSGDRIQDRALADIGGKALWTKELDRALASGEIDFAVHSMKDVETIRPAEIRIAAMLPRADVRDRLVGADGFAALPERPVVGTSSPRRAAQVRRLRPDAQVVLFRGNVATRLARLDRGEAHATLLAAAGLDRLGQGDVGVAIPVDVMLPAPSQGAVGIETLSGDEAMLDLLAAISDADTFDCVMAERAVLAGLGGTCHSPIAAFARLEDGQVRLRAEIISPDGQETVGETARIERGDAAAAEAMGRGLLDRASPALRLLFEA from the coding sequence ATGCAAAAGCCTTCCCGACCGCTCCGCCTTGGTACCCGTGGCTCCCCGCTCGCGCTGGCGCAGGCGCATATGACGGTGGCTGCGCTGCGGGCGCGCCATGGCTGGGATGAAGGCGCGGTCGAGATCGTCGTGGTGCAGACCAGCGGCGACCGGATTCAGGACAGGGCGCTCGCGGACATCGGCGGCAAGGCGCTCTGGACCAAGGAGCTGGACCGTGCGCTGGCCAGCGGCGAGATCGATTTCGCCGTGCATTCGATGAAGGATGTGGAGACGATCCGCCCCGCCGAAATCCGCATCGCCGCCATGCTGCCCCGCGCCGATGTGCGCGACCGGCTGGTCGGCGCGGACGGTTTCGCGGCGCTGCCCGAAAGGCCGGTGGTGGGCACCAGCTCGCCGCGCCGGGCGGCGCAGGTCAGGCGGCTTCGGCCCGACGCGCAGGTCGTCCTGTTCCGCGGCAATGTCGCGACGCGGCTCGCCAGGCTGGACAGGGGAGAGGCGCATGCGACCCTGCTGGCGGCGGCCGGGCTGGACCGGCTGGGCCAGGGCGATGTGGGCGTCGCCATCCCCGTGGACGTCATGCTTCCCGCGCCGTCCCAGGGGGCCGTGGGCATCGAGACGCTGAGCGGCGATGAAGCGATGCTGGACCTGCTGGCGGCGATCAGCGACGCCGACACCTTCGATTGCGTGATGGCGGAGCGGGCGGTGCTGGCGGGGCTGGGCGGAACCTGCCATTCGCCCATCGCGGCGTTCGCCCGGCTGGAGGATGGGCAGGTCCGCCTGCGGGCCGAGATCATCAGCCCCGACGGGCAGGAGACGGTCGGCGAAACGGCGCGGATCGAACGGGGCGATGCCGCCGCCGCCGAAGCGATGGGGCGTGGCCTGCTGGACCGAGCCAGCCCGGCGTTGCGGCTTCTGTTCGAAGCGTGA
- the tsaD gene encoding tRNA (adenosine(37)-N6)-threonylcarbamoyltransferase complex transferase subunit TsaD, giving the protein MTIILGLESSCDETAAALVTADGRILAHRLATQEEAHRPYGGVVPEIAARAHVEALAPLIEAALKDADLTLDDVDVIAATAGPGLIGGVMVGLVTGKALAHAANKPLIAVNHLEGHALSPRLADPTLQFPYLLLLVSGGHCQLLHVRGPGDYARLATTIDDASGEAFDKTAKLLGLGYPGGPAVEKAAAKGDPKAVPLPRPLVGTAEPHFSFAGLKSAVMRAAQSGRYSTQDIAASFQQAVIDCLIDRTERQLAGLQDITALVVAGGVAANQSIRAALEALAAKHDLPFVAPPLWLCTDNAAMIAWAGAERHAAGLIDDLTVPARPRWPLDPSAEKARGAGVKA; this is encoded by the coding sequence ATGACGATCATCCTCGGCCTGGAATCAAGCTGCGACGAAACCGCGGCGGCGCTGGTGACGGCGGACGGCAGGATCCTCGCCCACCGCCTCGCCACGCAGGAGGAGGCGCATCGCCCCTATGGCGGCGTCGTCCCGGAAATCGCCGCCCGCGCCCATGTCGAGGCGCTTGCGCCCCTGATAGAGGCGGCGCTCAAGGACGCCGACCTCACGCTCGATGATGTGGACGTGATCGCCGCCACCGCCGGTCCCGGCCTGATCGGCGGGGTTATGGTCGGCCTCGTCACCGGCAAGGCGCTTGCCCATGCCGCGAACAAGCCGTTGATCGCGGTCAACCACCTCGAAGGCCATGCCCTCTCGCCGCGCCTGGCCGATCCGACGCTGCAATTCCCCTATCTGCTGCTGCTGGTGTCGGGGGGCCATTGCCAGTTGCTGCATGTGCGGGGGCCGGGCGACTATGCGCGCCTGGCCACCACCATCGACGACGCCAGCGGCGAGGCCTTCGACAAGACGGCGAAGCTGCTCGGCCTGGGCTATCCCGGCGGACCGGCGGTCGAGAAGGCGGCGGCCAAGGGCGATCCGAAGGCCGTCCCGCTGCCGCGCCCGCTGGTCGGCACGGCGGAACCCCATTTCTCCTTCGCGGGCCTCAAAAGCGCGGTCATGCGCGCCGCCCAGTCCGGCCGATATTCGACCCAGGACATCGCCGCCAGCTTCCAGCAGGCCGTCATCGACTGCCTGATCGACCGCACCGAGCGGCAACTGGCGGGCCTTCAGGACATCACCGCCCTCGTCGTCGCAGGAGGCGTCGCCGCCAACCAGTCGATCCGCGCCGCGCTGGAGGCGCTCGCCGCGAAGCACGACCTGCCCTTCGTCGCGCCGCCGCTCTGGCTGTGCACGGACAATGCGGCGATGATCGCCTGGGCAGGGGCGGAACGCCATGCGGCCGGCCTGATCGACGATCTGACGGTCCCGGCCCGCCCGCGCTGGCCGCTCGACCCCAGCGCGGAAAAGGCGCGCGGAGCAGGAGTGAAAGCATGA
- a CDS encoding NAD(P)H-dependent glycerol-3-phosphate dehydrogenase, protein MKAGIIGAGAWGTALAQTLAADGQHVRLWALEPEVVEAVNNDRQNPLYLPRIPLSPSIEATGDIAAMADRDMLLIVSPAQHLRKVVAQAPAGTPLILCSKGIEAGTGLLMSEVAAQAQPASPIAVLSGPTFAHEVAKGLPTAITLACTDADLAAKIAARIARPAFRPYLSDDVVGAEIGGAVKNVLAIACGVAEGAGLGLNARASLISRGFAEMTRFGLARGARAETLAGLSGLGDLVLTCSSTDSRNFSLGKGLGEGRAARDLLTNRRTVAEGAFTAPVLREAARAARVEMPVVEAVCALLEDAAPLAQVMDALLARPLRAE, encoded by the coding sequence ATGAAGGCCGGTATTATAGGCGCAGGCGCATGGGGCACGGCGCTGGCCCAGACGCTCGCCGCGGATGGCCAGCATGTCCGCCTCTGGGCGCTGGAGCCGGAGGTGGTGGAAGCGGTCAATAACGACCGCCAGAACCCGCTCTACTTGCCGCGAATTCCGCTCAGCCCCTCGATCGAAGCGACCGGCGACATCGCCGCCATGGCCGACCGCGACATGCTGCTGATCGTCAGCCCGGCCCAGCATCTTCGCAAGGTCGTCGCGCAGGCGCCTGCGGGCACCCCGCTCATCCTCTGTTCCAAGGGCATAGAGGCGGGCACCGGCCTGCTCATGTCCGAAGTGGCGGCGCAGGCCCAGCCCGCCTCGCCCATCGCCGTCCTTTCCGGGCCGACCTTCGCCCATGAGGTGGCGAAGGGCCTGCCCACCGCGATCACGCTCGCCTGCACCGACGCGGACCTTGCCGCGAAGATCGCCGCCCGGATCGCGCGGCCTGCCTTCCGCCCCTATCTGTCCGACGATGTCGTCGGCGCGGAGATCGGCGGCGCGGTCAAGAATGTCCTCGCCATCGCCTGCGGCGTCGCGGAGGGCGCGGGCTTGGGCCTCAATGCCCGCGCTTCGCTGATCAGCCGGGGCTTTGCCGAAATGACCCGCTTCGGGCTGGCCAGGGGCGCCCGCGCCGAAACGCTGGCGGGCCTTTCCGGGCTGGGCGACCTCGTCCTTACCTGTTCCTCGACCGACAGCCGCAACTTCTCCCTTGGCAAGGGACTGGGCGAGGGGCGGGCGGCTCGCGACCTGCTCACCAACCGCCGGACCGTGGCGGAAGGCGCCTTCACCGCGCCCGTGCTGCGCGAGGCCGCCCGCGCCGCCAGGGTGGAAATGCCCGTGGTCGAGGCGGTCTGCGCCCTTCTGGAGGACGCCGCGCCGCTGGCCCAGGTGATGGACGCGCTGCTCGCCCGTCCGCTGCGCGCCGAATAA